The DNA window GGGGTCGGTGGTGGGGACCGTCGCGGAGCTGAGCTCGGTGTCGGGGTGGATCCCGAACATGCAGTGGGGCTCCGGCCTGGCCGACTGGTACAGCGACACTCTGTACGTCGCGGACATCTCGAGCGCGGTGTACGAGATCCCGGTCGACGTCCCGAGCAAGCACAGGGACTACCCATGACCCGCTCGATCCCGGCGCTGCTCCTGCTCGCGGCGATCGCCTGCGGCGAGAAGCCCGAGCCGATGTACGGCGACGGCGGGGCGTCGGACTCGGACACGGACGGCGATTTCGACTGCGCCGCGGTGCCGACGCCGCCGTTCTCGTTCAACACCATCACGAACGTCGTTTCCGGCGAGGACTTCGTCTTCGACGACGAGGGGAACCTCATCGGGATGGAGGGCGGCTCGCTGTTCAAGTCCACCAAGACCGGCGGATCGACGCTGTGGGTCGCGGGCGCCGGGTGCGTGTCCGGCCTTCGCGCGCTCCCGAGCGGCGACGTCGTGTGCAACGGTTCGGACACGCTCGTCCACATAGACGGAGAGACCGGCGCCGCGACGACCGTCGCCACCTCTCTCGCCTACCCCAACGGCATCGAGGTCGATCTTCGCGGCTACGCGTACGTCTCGGAGCAGAACTCGGGCGAGGTCACGAAGATCGACCCCGTCACCGGGGAGACCTGGACGATCGCGACCGGGCTGAACGCGCCGAACGGACTGACCTTCAGCCCCGACTACCGGACGCTGTACGTCGGCAGCTTCTGCGGCGGCAACATCTACAAGATCGAGTTCGATGCCGCGGGTCAGCCCGGTCCGGCGAGCGTCTTCATCAGCGCCTCGGACCCGGACGGCGTCGCGGGCGGGATGACCGGCTGCTTCGACGGCATGGGCGTGGACTGCTGCGGGAACGTCTACGTCTGCGACTACGGCATCATCCGCGTCTACCGCATCTCGCCCGACGGCGGGACTATCGAGATCGCGGCCGATCTCAGCTCCGCGTCGTCGTGGATCCCGAACATGCAGTGGGGCTCCGGCCTCGGCGGCTGGGACGAAATGAACCTCTACGTCATTGACATCTCGAGCGCGGTGTACGAGATCCCGGTCGGCGTCCCGAGCAAGTATCGGGAGTACCCCTGAGCCGCTCGGCGCCACAGGCGTGCACCAATGAACCTCATTCAGACGAAGATGAGACTCTCGGCCCCCGGTTCCGTTTGTTCCGTCATCTCGTTCACGCTCGCTCTTTCGGGAATCGCTTGCGGCGAGAAGGCGACCGAGGCGAAGGCGCCTGCCCCGGCTGTCGCGCCGAGCCCCGCGCCCGCGCCCGCCGCTGCCGCGGACCCGGCCGCCATGCTCCCCGAGGCGATCCGGGCGCAGTTCCCGGCCGGCGCTGCGCTGCGCGAGGTGATCGCGGGCGACGGCGCGATCGTCCCGCCCGAGGGCGGCGGCGAGTCGCACCAGCGCCACCCGTACGATCTGCCCGCCGGAGCGTCCGGGATCGTCGCGCTCGTGAGGTGGCAGGACACGGCGTGGAAGGAAGTGGAGATCGCGATCGGCATCGGTCTCTGCCCGCACCGCGGCCGCAAGCTCGAGTCCGCGCGAGCGGCGGGCGGCGTCGCCTCGCTGCACCACCCCGTGCAGGCCGACGAGGCGCTCGTCGAGGACAAGTGGTTCCTCCACGTGAACGCAGACGAAGGGCTCACGGCGAACCCGGGGAAGCGCCTCCCGTACAGCTACGCGGTGTACTCGTACTGAATCACTGCGCCGCTATCCGCAGCATCTCGACGAGCGCCTTGACCGCCTTCTCCATGTCGGCGACCGCGATGCACTCATCGGTGGAGTGCTCGTTCTGTGCGCCGATCCCGACCACGGCCATCTCGATCCCCTTGTTGTTGTAGATCGACGCGTCCGTGAACCCGGTGATGAACACGCACTTCGCCTCGACACCGACCGTGCGGAGCGCTTTCTTGGCCACGTCCACGGTCCACGACGCCTCCGGAATCCGGACCGCCCGGCACATGTTGTCGATCGCGATCGTCACCTTCGCGCCCGCCGCCTCCACCTCTCTCCTTATCGTTCCCGCCAGCTCCTCGGCGAGCGCCGCCCCCTTCTCGTGAACCGCGGCGCGGCACTCGGCCTTGAACGTGCAGCTCGCCGGCACGCCGTTGCGGATCATGCCGCCCTCGATGATCCCGACGTTGGCGGTCGTCTCGCCGTCGAGCCGCCCGAGGCGCAGCGCGGCGATGGCGCGCGCCGCGGCGAAGATCGCGTTGATCCCCTTCTCCGGCTCCATGCCCGCGTGCGCGGCCTTGCCCGTGACCGCCACGTCGATGGCGAAGTAGGACGGCCCGCCTATCACGATCGTCTCGAGCGTGTCGTTGTCCATCAGGAAGCCGCGCTTCGCCGAGAGCTTGGAGAAGTCGAGGTTCTTGACGCCCTGCAGGCCGGTCTCCTCCTGCCGGCTGACCGCGAGCTCGACGGGCGGGCGCACGGTCGAGGTGCGCATCGCCTCGAGCACCTCCGCGATCCCCGCCTTGTCGTCGGCGCCGAGGATGGTGTCGCCGGACGAGCGGATCACACCTCCTTCGAGCACGGGTCGGATCCCCTTGCCCGGCTTGACCGTGTCGCCGTGGCACGAGAGCAGCAAAGGCGCGACGCCCGCGCAGCCGAGCGCCGGGAAGCGGCCTATCAGGTTGCCGTAGGAATCGAGCTCTGCGGTGCCGCCGGCGTTCGCGACCGCGCCG is part of the Pseudomonadota bacterium genome and encodes:
- a CDS encoding SMP-30/gluconolactonase/LRE family protein yields the protein MTRSIPALLLLAAIACGEKPEPMYGDGGASDSDTDGDFDCAAVPTPPFSFNTITNVVSGEDFVFDDEGNLIGMEGGSLFKSTKTGGSTLWVAGAGCVSGLRALPSGDVVCNGSDTLVHIDGETGAATTVATSLAYPNGIEVDLRGYAYVSEQNSGEVTKIDPVTGETWTIATGLNAPNGLTFSPDYRTLYVGSFCGGNIYKIEFDAAGQPGPASVFISASDPDGVAGGMTGCFDGMGVDCCGNVYVCDYGIIRVYRISPDGGTIEIAADLSSASSWIPNMQWGSGLGGWDEMNLYVIDISSAVYEIPVGVPSKYREYP
- a CDS encoding M20/M25/M40 family metallo-hydrolase, whose protein sequence is MSQRMIDQFLEMVRIDSESGEEARMMEYLLGAVANAGGTAELDSYGNLIGRFPALGCAGVAPLLLSCHGDTVKPGKGIRPVLEGGVIRSSGDTILGADDKAGIAEVLEAMRTSTVRPPVELAVSRQEETGLQGVKNLDFSKLSAKRGFLMDNDTLETIVIGGPSYFAIDVAVTGKAAHAGMEPEKGINAIFAAARAIAALRLGRLDGETTANVGIIEGGMIRNGVPASCTFKAECRAAVHEKGAALAEELAGTIRREVEAAGAKVTIAIDNMCRAVRIPEASWTVDVAKKALRTVGVEAKCVFITGFTDASIYNNKGIEMAVVGIGAQNEHSTDECIAVADMEKAVKALVEMLRIAAQ